In Paroedura picta isolate Pp20150507F chromosome 6, Ppicta_v3.0, whole genome shotgun sequence, one genomic interval encodes:
- the CYBB gene encoding NADPH oxidase 2: protein MGNWVVNEGLSIFVIFVWLALNIFLFTWYYFVYDHGDKYYYTRELLGPFLALARAPAACLNFNCMLILLPVCRNLLSFLRGSSACCSVRVRRQLDRNLTFHKLVAWMIALHTTIHTIAHLFNVENSVNARNENKTTITSVLSRLEDTENETYLNFARKKLPNPEGGLYVAFTTLAGLSGVIITLCLILIITSSTKTIRRSYFEVFWFTHHLFVIFFAGLVIHGVGQIVRGQTNTSLEEHKPRQCVKQFTQWGKTPGCPIPQFSGNPPMTWKWVVAPMILYLCERLVRFWRSQQKVVITKVVIHPFKTIELQMKKKGFRMEVGQYIFVKCPAVSMLEWHPFTLTSAPEEDYFSIHIRIVGDWTEGLFNACGCDKKEFQDAWTLPKIAVDGPFGTASEDVFSYETVMLVGAGIGVTPFASVLKSVWYKYCNDATNLRLKKIYFYWLCRDTHAFEWFADLLQSLETQMQDRNNAAFLSYNIYLTGWDESQATHFTVHHDEEKDVITGLKQKTLYGRPNWENEFKMIATQHPSSRIGVFLCGPEALATTLNKMSISNSEADPRGVHFIFNKENF from the exons ATGGGCAACTGGGTCGTAAATGAAGGACTTTCTATATTTGTAATT TTCGTGTGGCTGGCTTTAAATATCTTCCTCTTCACATGGTACTACTTCGTATATGACCATGGGGATAAATACTACTATACAAGAGAGCTTCTTGGG CCTTTCCTGGCATTGGCTCGGGCACCTGCAGCATGTCTGAATTTCAACTGTATGCTGATTCTGCTTCCTGTCTGTCGGAATCTGCTTTCCTTCCTCAGAGGATCCAGCGCA TGCTGCTCAGTGCGAGTCAGAAGACAGTTGGACAGGAACCTCACATTTCACAAACTGGTGGCTTGGATGATTGCCCTCCATACTA CAATCCACACAATTGCTCATTTATTTAATGTAGAAAATTCTGTGAATGCAcgcaatgaaaacaaaacaaccatTACGTCTGTGCTATCTCGTTTAGAAGATACCGAAAATGAAACATACCTAAATTTTGCCCGCAAGAAACTTCCA AACCCTGAAGGTGGCCTCTATGTAGCATTCACAACCTTGGCAGGCCTCAGCGGTGTTATCATTACTCTGTGTCTAATATTAATTATCACATCATCTACTAAAACCATTCGAAGGTCATACTTTGAAGTGTTTTGGTTCACCCATCATCTTTTTGTTATATTTTTTGCTGGTCTTGTCATACATGGTGTTGG GCAAATTGTACGTGGTCAGACAAACACTAGTTTGGAAGAGCATAAACCAAGACAGTGTGTTAAGCAGTTCACTCAGTGGGGGAAAACGCCTGGGTGTCCTATACCACAGTTTTCTGGAAATCCTCCTATG ACATGGAAATGGGTCGTGGCTCCAATGATTCTATACCTCTGTGAGAGGCTGGTGCGGTTTTGGCGGTCACAACAAAAAGTTGTCATTACAAAG GTTGTCATTCATCCCTTCAAAACCATTGAgctccagatgaagaagaagggcTTCAGGATGGAAGTCGGGCAGTACATTTTTGTCAAGTGTCCTGCTGTGTCCATGTTGGAGTGGCATCCTTTCACATTGACTTCTGCCCCTGAAGAGGATTACTTCAGCATTCACATACGTATTGTAGGGGACTGGACAGAAGGCTTGTTTAATGCTTGTGGATGTGACAAAAAAGAATTCCAGGATGCCTGGACACTGCCAAA GATAGCTGTAGATGGCCCTTTTGGAACTGCTAGTGAAGATGTTTTCAGTTATGAAACGGTGATGTTGGTCGGAGCTGGCATTGGAGTCACCCCATTTGCATCCGTTCTCAAGTCTGTATGGTACAAATATTGTAATGATGCCACCAACCTGAGACTCAAAAAG ATCTATTTCTATTGGCTCTGCAGAGACACACATGCCTTTGAATGGTTTGCTGACCTCTTGCAGTCACTGGAGACCCAAATGCAGGATAGGAACAATGCTGCATTTCTCAGCTACAATATCTATCTTACAGGCTGGGATGAATCTCAG gcTACTCACTTTACAGTACATCACGATGAAGAGAAAGATGTGATCACTGGTTTGAAACAGAAAACCTTGTATGGGAGACCAAATTGGGAAAATGAGTTCAAAATGATTGCAACTCAACATCCCAG TTCAAGGATTGGAGTTTTCCTGTGTGGACCTGAGGCCTTGGCTACAACCTTAAATAAAATGAGTATCAGCAATTCAGAAGCTGACCCCCGTGGAGTACACTTCATATTCAACAAAGAAAATTTTTGA